One genomic window of Ziziphus jujuba cultivar Dongzao chromosome 4, ASM3175591v1 includes the following:
- the LOC107416264 gene encoding uncharacterized protein LOC107416264, whose translation MLRRFCCLSSASTSSSSPCVPSPPISFSSTKKPLVFLGSPTVSATVLDALLNASTSPDSFFEVAAIVTQPPSRKDRGRKVLPSPLAEYAIERGFPSNLIFTPERAGEDMFLSNLRALQPELCITAAYGNILPSKFLNIPPLGTVNIHPSLLPLYRGAAPVQRALQDGVKETGVSLAFTVRKLDAGPVIASQKLEIDDQIKAPDLLALLFSEGSKLLVRELPSIFDGSAKVKAEPQDDSKATLAPKITHEESWLSFDQEAAILHNKVGQELELKL comes from the exons ATGCTTCGCCGCTTCTGCTGTTTGAGTTCGGCTTCtacatcttcttcttcaccatGCGTTCCTTCTCCTCCGATCTCTTTCTCTTCCACCAAGAAGCCCCTCGTCTTTCTTGGCTCTCCCACTGTTTCTGCTACCGTTCTTGATGCGTTGCTCAATGCATCCACTTCCCCTGATTCCTTCTTTGAG GTTGCAGCAATTGTAACTCAGCCACCTTCGAGAAAGGATAGGGGGAGGAAAGTGTTGCCTTCCCCTTTAGCAGAATATGCTATTGAGAGAGGCTTCCCGTCAAACCTTATTTTCACACCCGAAAGGGCTGGGGAG GACATGTTCTTGTCCAACTTAAGAGCTTTGCAACCAGAACTTTGCATTACAGCAGCGTATGGGAATATTTTGCCCAGCAAGTTTCTCAATATTCCACCATTGG GAACAGTCAATATACACCCAAGTCTCCTGCCGCTGTACCGGGGCGCTGCTCCTGTCCAAAGAGCATTGCAG GATGGTGTAAAAGAAACAGGAGTATCACTTGCTTTCACTGTACGTAAGCTGGATGCTGGACCTGTCATTGCCTCTCAGAAATTGGAAATTGATGATCAAATAAAG GCACCGGATTTACTTGCACTGCTATTTTCTGAAG GCTCTAAACTTTTGGTTCGTGAGCTTCCTTCTATTTTTGATGGATCAGCTAAGGTAAAAGCAGAGCCACAAGATGATTCTAAAGCTACCTTAGCTCCAAAG ATTACACATGAAGAGTCGTGGTTATCCTTCGACCAAGAAGCAGCAATCCTCCATAATAAG GTTGGCCAGGAACTCGAGCTAAAGTTGTAG
- the LOC107416254 gene encoding phospholipase A1-IIgamma — translation MESIASRWRALSGENDWEGLLDPLDYDLRRYIIHYGERAEAAEAAFIGEVKSENVGLPRYPKSTLFSKVGLELGNPFKYIVKRYIYASTSGIAENDPKGIAENSNWIGFVAVSTDQGSEVLGRRDILISWRGTIRKAELTIDKKIDLVSAPTIFGSDNNAKIHHGWYSYYTTAESGSTYNSTSSQDQVREAVSKLIEEYKEEEISITVTGHSMGGALAILNATDIVFNGFNKPTTTEDKVCPVTAIVFASPRLGDQGFSDLFSGLENLHVLRVRNEKDIVPDLPPGDDYVHVGKELIIDTTTSPYLKSHNINLKVHELEIYLHGVAGPKEVDGKNELVVDRDIAWVNKQTDEVKDEYNFVANWWVKENKSMVQMDDGKWVLNDRDIAEEDDYI, via the exons ATGGAGAGCATAGCAAGTAGATGGAGGGCTCTAAGTGGTGAGAATGATTGGGAGGGTCTCTTAGACCCTCTCGACTACGATCTTCGGCGATACATTATTCATTACGGTGAAAGAGCCGAAGCTGCCGAGGCCGCCTTCATCGGAGAGGTGAAATCCGAGAATGTTGGACTCCCTCGCTATCCAAAGTCAACTTTGTTCTCCAAGGTTGGTTTGGAGCTTGGAAATCCATTCAAATACATTGTTAAGAGATACATCTATGCATCAACATCTGGAATAGCCGAGAACGATCCAAAGGGAATTGCAGAGAATTCAAATTGGATCGGTTTTGTTGCTGTTTCTACTGATCAAGGAAGTGAGGTTTTAGGAAGGAGGGACATTTTAATTTCATGGAGGGGAACCATTCGAAAAGCAGAATTGACCATCGATAAAAAAATCGATTTAGTTTCAGCTCCAACTATATTTGGATCAGATAATAATGCTAAGATTCACCATGGTTGGTATTCATACTATACTACAGCTGAATCTGGGTCTACGTACAATTCAACTAGCTCCCAAGACCAG GTTCGAGAGGCGGTCAGCAAATTGATAGAGGAATATAAGGAGGAGGAAATCAGCATTACAGTGACAGGCCACAGCATGGGTGGTGCACTTGCAATTCTGAATGCAACTGATATCGTCTTCAACGGATTTAACAAGCCAACCACCACTGAAGACAAGGTGTGTCCAGTCACAGCAATTGTGTTTGCAAGCCCTCGTCTTGGAGACCAAGGTTTCAGCGACCTTTTTTCTGGACTCGAAAATCTTCACGTCTTGCGGGTTAGAAATGAGAAGGACATAGTACCCGACTTGCCACCCGGTGATGACTACGTTCATGTAGGAAAAGAGTTGATCATCGACACTACCACATCACCATACTTGAAAAgccataatataaatttaaaggtTCATGAGTTGGAGATCTATTTGCATGGAGTTGCAGGACCAAAGGAGGTTGATGGAAAAAATGAGTTGGTAGTTGATAGGGATATTGCATGGGTGAACAAACAGACGGATGAAGTAAAAGATGAATATAATTTTGTTGCCAATTGGTGGGTCAAGGAAAACAAATCTATGGTTCAAATGGATGATGGAAAGTGGGTGCTCAACGACCGTGACATAGCTGAAGAagatgattatatataa
- the LOC107416263 gene encoding uncharacterized protein LOC107416263 isoform X3: MPSLAFSPHRFIQGIVGPTYYVALWVPLATYERGKMAKFSSGGGEDGEEPSSYCLSQDSSSGSLRPNGGGSISIALTDPHLLDCETLAIPVFQVPNERELALVKRKADEYIATEGKRKKKKKKNKQSNTPRPACSWVYFSREFIKEYSASHPESSGLKAATKAASDAWKSMSLEEKAKYTRRAREVWDNYLSTAPVRTPKPRKQRLTSEQKDAVKSMGFGSLLGLRCRTLRRSLCLWLLERFNTTRCSLEICGEHIPLNPKDVEFVMGLAASGKDVVNSGPDELIADLRHNYNATNRGISVRLLEDRLAAPEAGEDFKRSFVLYALGTLLSPTARLDVSPSFLHFLTNMGVVHQYNWGKFLLDRLVREVSRYRQGKQRAVGGCLLFLQLFYYERISLEGYDAFVPVVVPCLSSWGEDEINEREKREKELGGYGFGEVVCKERCLALESSGNSGQQDFISAGTVSNGVEEDPVLLHERNQADDEQISGEITMKEENLPFFFKTKDVVCGEIELIVESVRTPCRNNEYGCNERVDCMKNSCHEETCIYAPCTCPLPGCNFVNSSKQLSLHFSSKHWDSGRRFRYNSPISVSLGMSEQFLVLQAEDDGALFLLNKGIESIGNTVMITCIGPSSLKTLFTYDLILKRGNSSLRLKSLAENFPGRVEGFPQMDFLLVPLRFLNSSGQLNLDVCIWNSTELGYGFS, translated from the exons ATGCCTTCCCTGGCCTTTTCGCCTCACCGCTTTATCCAGGGAATCGTGGGACCCACGTATTACGTGGCACTTTGGGTCCCACTTGCCACGT ACGAAAGAGGAAAAATGGCGAAGTTTTCTTCAGGTGGAGGTGAAGATGGTGAGGAACCCAGTTCTTACTGTCTCAGCCAGGACAGTTCTTCAGGTTCACTCAGACCCAACGGTGGAGGTTCCATTTCCATCGCGTTGACTGACCCACACTTGCTTGATTGCGAAACACTGGCAATTCCTGTATTCCAG GTACCGAATGAAAGGGAGCTTGCATTGGTAAAGAGAAAGGCTGATGAGTATATTGCAACGGAAGgcaagaggaaaaagaagaagaagaagaataagcaGTCAAATACTCCTCGTCCAGCATGCTCCTGGGTGTATTTTAG CCGAGAGTTTATCAAGGAATACAGCGCCTCTCATCCTGAATCTTCTGGCCTCAAAGCT GCTACAAAGGCAGCATCTGATGCTTGGAAATCAATGAGCCTTGAAGAGAAAGCAAAATATACTAGACGTGCTCGTGAAGTGTGGGATAACTACTTGAGCACAGCTCCTGTCCGTACACCAAAACCTAGAAAGCAG CGCCTTACATCTGAACAAAAGGATGCCGTCAAAAGCATGGGATTTGGAAGCCTCCTTGGCCTTAGATGCCGGACTCTCCGCCGTAGTTTATGTCTTTGGCTATTGGAGAGATTTAACACTACACGATGTAGCTTGGAGATTTGTGGTGAACATATTCCTTTGAACCCAAAAGATGTGGAGTTTGTGATGGGATTAGCAGCTAGTGGGAAGGATGTGGTGAACTCAGGGCCAGATGAATTAATTGCAGACTTACGACATAATTATAATGCAACAAATCGTGGTATTTCAGTCCGCCTGTTAGAAGATAGGTTGGCAGCTCCTGAAGCAGGAGAGGATTTTAAGAGATCATTTGTCCTCTATGCATTGGGTACTCTTTTGTCACCAACAGCCAGGCTAGATGTTAGCCCATCGTTTCTCCATTTCTTGACAAATATGGGTGTTGTCCATCAGTACAACTGGGGGAAATTCTTACTTGACCGGCTAGTTCGGGAGGTATCACGCTATCGCCAAGGGAAACAACGTGCGGTTGGTGGCTGTCTTTTGTTTCTTCAG CTTTTTTATTATGAAAGAATCTCCCTTGAGGGATATGATGCTTTTGTCCCTGTTGTTGTCCCATGCTTATCTTCATGGGGTGAGGATGAGATTAATGAAAGAGAAAAACGAGAAAAAGAGCTTGGTGGTTATGGTTTTGGTGAG GTTGTTTGCAAGGAAAGGTGTCTTGCTTTGGAGTCTTCTGGGAACAGTGGCCAACAAGATTTCATATCAGCAGGCACAGTAAGCAATGGGGTTGAGGAGGATCCTGTTCTTTTGCATGAGAGGAACCAG GCTGATGACGAACAAATCAGTGGGGAAATTACTATGAAGGAG GAAAACTTGCCCTTTTTTTTCAAGACCAAGGATGTGGTGTGCGGGGAAATTGAACTGATAGTTGAATCAGTCAGAACACCATGCCGGAACAATGAGTATGGGTGCAATGAAAGAGTGGACTGCATGAAGAACAGTTGCCATGAAGAAACATGCATTTATGCACCTTGTACGTGCCCACTTCCAGGTTGCAACTTTGTCAACTCTTCCAAACAGTTGTCACTGCACTTTAGCAGCAAGCATTGGGATTCTGGACGGCGTTTCAGATACAACAGCCCAATATCTGTTTCCTTGGGGATGAGTGAACAATTTCTTGTTCTTCAAGCAGAGGATGATGGTGCTCTTTTTCTCCTCAACAAGGGGATTGAAAGTATTGGGAACACAGTTATGATTACTTGTATTGGACCAAGTTCcttgaaaactctgttcacataTGATCTTATTTTGAAACGAGGAAACAGCTCTCTCAGATTAAAATCACTGGCTGAGAATTTTCCGGGGCGGGTGGAAGGTTTCCCTCAAATGGATTTTCTTCTGGTTCCCCTTCGTTTCCTCAATTCTTCTGGGCAGCTTAACTTGGATGTATGCATATGGAATTCCACAGAACTGGGATATGGTTTTTCTTGA
- the LOC107416263 gene encoding uncharacterized protein LOC107416263 isoform X4, whose translation MAKFSSGGGEDGEEPSSYCLSQDSSSGSLRPNGGGSISIALTDPHLLDCETLAIPVFQVPNERELALVKRKADEYIATEGKRKKKKKKNKQSNTPRPACSWVYFSREFIKEYSASHPESSGLKAATKAASDAWKSMSLEEKAKYTRRAREVWDNYLSTAPVRTPKPRKQTKLVTRCSPGRLFNVLQRLTSEQKDAVKSMGFGSLLGLRCRTLRRSLCLWLLERFNTTRCSLEICGEHIPLNPKDVEFVMGLAASGKDVVNSGPDELIADLRHNYNATNRGISVRLLEDRLAAPEAGEDFKRSFVLYALGTLLSPTARLDVSPSFLHFLTNMGVVHQYNWGKFLLDRLVREVSRYRQGKQRAVGGCLLFLQLFYYERISLEGYDAFVPVVVPCLSSWGEDEINEREKREKELGGYGFGEVVCKERCLALESSGNSGQQDFISAGTVSNGVEEDPVLLHERNQADDEQISGEITMKEENLPFFFKTKDVVCGEIELIVESVRTPCRNNEYGCNERVDCMKNSCHEETCIYAPCTCPLPGCNFVNSSKQLSLHFSSKHWDSGRRFRYNSPISVSLGMSEQFLVLQAEDDGALFLLNKGIESIGNTVMITCIGPSSLKTLFTYDLILKRGNSSLRLKSLAENFPGRVEGFPQMDFLLVPLRFLNSSGQLNLDVCIWNSTELGYGFS comes from the exons ATGGCGAAGTTTTCTTCAGGTGGAGGTGAAGATGGTGAGGAACCCAGTTCTTACTGTCTCAGCCAGGACAGTTCTTCAGGTTCACTCAGACCCAACGGTGGAGGTTCCATTTCCATCGCGTTGACTGACCCACACTTGCTTGATTGCGAAACACTGGCAATTCCTGTATTCCAG GTACCGAATGAAAGGGAGCTTGCATTGGTAAAGAGAAAGGCTGATGAGTATATTGCAACGGAAGgcaagaggaaaaagaagaagaagaagaataagcaGTCAAATACTCCTCGTCCAGCATGCTCCTGGGTGTATTTTAG CCGAGAGTTTATCAAGGAATACAGCGCCTCTCATCCTGAATCTTCTGGCCTCAAAGCT GCTACAAAGGCAGCATCTGATGCTTGGAAATCAATGAGCCTTGAAGAGAAAGCAAAATATACTAGACGTGCTCGTGAAGTGTGGGATAACTACTTGAGCACAGCTCCTGTCCGTACACCAAAACCTAGAAAGCAG ACTAAGCTTGTCACAAGATGCTCGCCTGGTCGCTTATTCAATGTGCTACAGCGCCTTACATCTGAACAAAAGGATGCCGTCAAAAGCATGGGATTTGGAAGCCTCCTTGGCCTTAGATGCCGGACTCTCCGCCGTAGTTTATGTCTTTGGCTATTGGAGAGATTTAACACTACACGATGTAGCTTGGAGATTTGTGGTGAACATATTCCTTTGAACCCAAAAGATGTGGAGTTTGTGATGGGATTAGCAGCTAGTGGGAAGGATGTGGTGAACTCAGGGCCAGATGAATTAATTGCAGACTTACGACATAATTATAATGCAACAAATCGTGGTATTTCAGTCCGCCTGTTAGAAGATAGGTTGGCAGCTCCTGAAGCAGGAGAGGATTTTAAGAGATCATTTGTCCTCTATGCATTGGGTACTCTTTTGTCACCAACAGCCAGGCTAGATGTTAGCCCATCGTTTCTCCATTTCTTGACAAATATGGGTGTTGTCCATCAGTACAACTGGGGGAAATTCTTACTTGACCGGCTAGTTCGGGAGGTATCACGCTATCGCCAAGGGAAACAACGTGCGGTTGGTGGCTGTCTTTTGTTTCTTCAG CTTTTTTATTATGAAAGAATCTCCCTTGAGGGATATGATGCTTTTGTCCCTGTTGTTGTCCCATGCTTATCTTCATGGGGTGAGGATGAGATTAATGAAAGAGAAAAACGAGAAAAAGAGCTTGGTGGTTATGGTTTTGGTGAG GTTGTTTGCAAGGAAAGGTGTCTTGCTTTGGAGTCTTCTGGGAACAGTGGCCAACAAGATTTCATATCAGCAGGCACAGTAAGCAATGGGGTTGAGGAGGATCCTGTTCTTTTGCATGAGAGGAACCAG GCTGATGACGAACAAATCAGTGGGGAAATTACTATGAAGGAG GAAAACTTGCCCTTTTTTTTCAAGACCAAGGATGTGGTGTGCGGGGAAATTGAACTGATAGTTGAATCAGTCAGAACACCATGCCGGAACAATGAGTATGGGTGCAATGAAAGAGTGGACTGCATGAAGAACAGTTGCCATGAAGAAACATGCATTTATGCACCTTGTACGTGCCCACTTCCAGGTTGCAACTTTGTCAACTCTTCCAAACAGTTGTCACTGCACTTTAGCAGCAAGCATTGGGATTCTGGACGGCGTTTCAGATACAACAGCCCAATATCTGTTTCCTTGGGGATGAGTGAACAATTTCTTGTTCTTCAAGCAGAGGATGATGGTGCTCTTTTTCTCCTCAACAAGGGGATTGAAAGTATTGGGAACACAGTTATGATTACTTGTATTGGACCAAGTTCcttgaaaactctgttcacataTGATCTTATTTTGAAACGAGGAAACAGCTCTCTCAGATTAAAATCACTGGCTGAGAATTTTCCGGGGCGGGTGGAAGGTTTCCCTCAAATGGATTTTCTTCTGGTTCCCCTTCGTTTCCTCAATTCTTCTGGGCAGCTTAACTTGGATGTATGCATATGGAATTCCACAGAACTGGGATATGGTTTTTCTTGA
- the LOC107416263 gene encoding uncharacterized protein LOC107416263 isoform X2, which yields MPSLAFSPHRFIQGIVGPTYYVALWVPLATYERGKMAKFSSGGGEDGEEPSSYCLSQDSSSGSLRPNGGGSISIALTDPHLLDCETLAIPVFQVPNERELALVKRKADEYIATEGKRKKKKKKNKQSNTPRPACSWVYFSREFIKEYSASHPESSGLKAATKAASDAWKSMSLEEKAKYTRRAREVWDNYLSTAPVRTPKPRKQTKLVTRCSPGRLFNVLQRLTSEQKDAVKSMGFGSLLGLRCRTLRRSLCLWLLERFNTTRCSLEICGEHIPLNPKDVEFVMGLAASGKDVVNSGPDELIADLRHNYNATNRGISVRLLEDRLAAPEAGEDFKRSFVLYALGTLLSPTARLDVSPSFLHFLTNMGVVHQYNWGKFLLDRLVREVSRYRQGKQRAVGGCLLFLQVSFFIMKESPLRDMMLLSLLLSHAYLHGVRMRLMKEKNEKKSLVVMVLVVCKERCLALESSGNSGQQDFISAGTVSNGVEEDPVLLHERNQADDEQISGEITMKEENLPFFFKTKDVVCGEIELIVESVRTPCRNNEYGCNERVDCMKNSCHEETCIYAPCTCPLPGCNFVNSSKQLSLHFSSKHWDSGRRFRYNSPISVSLGMSEQFLVLQAEDDGALFLLNKGIESIGNTVMITCIGPSSLKTLFTYDLILKRGNSSLRLKSLAENFPGRVEGFPQMDFLLVPLRFLNSSGQLNLDVCIWNSTELGYGFS from the exons ATGCCTTCCCTGGCCTTTTCGCCTCACCGCTTTATCCAGGGAATCGTGGGACCCACGTATTACGTGGCACTTTGGGTCCCACTTGCCACGT ACGAAAGAGGAAAAATGGCGAAGTTTTCTTCAGGTGGAGGTGAAGATGGTGAGGAACCCAGTTCTTACTGTCTCAGCCAGGACAGTTCTTCAGGTTCACTCAGACCCAACGGTGGAGGTTCCATTTCCATCGCGTTGACTGACCCACACTTGCTTGATTGCGAAACACTGGCAATTCCTGTATTCCAG GTACCGAATGAAAGGGAGCTTGCATTGGTAAAGAGAAAGGCTGATGAGTATATTGCAACGGAAGgcaagaggaaaaagaagaagaagaagaataagcaGTCAAATACTCCTCGTCCAGCATGCTCCTGGGTGTATTTTAG CCGAGAGTTTATCAAGGAATACAGCGCCTCTCATCCTGAATCTTCTGGCCTCAAAGCT GCTACAAAGGCAGCATCTGATGCTTGGAAATCAATGAGCCTTGAAGAGAAAGCAAAATATACTAGACGTGCTCGTGAAGTGTGGGATAACTACTTGAGCACAGCTCCTGTCCGTACACCAAAACCTAGAAAGCAG ACTAAGCTTGTCACAAGATGCTCGCCTGGTCGCTTATTCAATGTGCTACAGCGCCTTACATCTGAACAAAAGGATGCCGTCAAAAGCATGGGATTTGGAAGCCTCCTTGGCCTTAGATGCCGGACTCTCCGCCGTAGTTTATGTCTTTGGCTATTGGAGAGATTTAACACTACACGATGTAGCTTGGAGATTTGTGGTGAACATATTCCTTTGAACCCAAAAGATGTGGAGTTTGTGATGGGATTAGCAGCTAGTGGGAAGGATGTGGTGAACTCAGGGCCAGATGAATTAATTGCAGACTTACGACATAATTATAATGCAACAAATCGTGGTATTTCAGTCCGCCTGTTAGAAGATAGGTTGGCAGCTCCTGAAGCAGGAGAGGATTTTAAGAGATCATTTGTCCTCTATGCATTGGGTACTCTTTTGTCACCAACAGCCAGGCTAGATGTTAGCCCATCGTTTCTCCATTTCTTGACAAATATGGGTGTTGTCCATCAGTACAACTGGGGGAAATTCTTACTTGACCGGCTAGTTCGGGAGGTATCACGCTATCGCCAAGGGAAACAACGTGCGGTTGGTGGCTGTCTTTTGTTTCTTCAGGTGAG CTTTTTTATTATGAAAGAATCTCCCTTGAGGGATATGATGCTTTTGTCCCTGTTGTTGTCCCATGCTTATCTTCATGGGGTGAGGATGAGATTAATGAAAGAGAAAAACGAGAAAAAGAGCTTGGTGGTTATGGTTTTG GTTGTTTGCAAGGAAAGGTGTCTTGCTTTGGAGTCTTCTGGGAACAGTGGCCAACAAGATTTCATATCAGCAGGCACAGTAAGCAATGGGGTTGAGGAGGATCCTGTTCTTTTGCATGAGAGGAACCAG GCTGATGACGAACAAATCAGTGGGGAAATTACTATGAAGGAG GAAAACTTGCCCTTTTTTTTCAAGACCAAGGATGTGGTGTGCGGGGAAATTGAACTGATAGTTGAATCAGTCAGAACACCATGCCGGAACAATGAGTATGGGTGCAATGAAAGAGTGGACTGCATGAAGAACAGTTGCCATGAAGAAACATGCATTTATGCACCTTGTACGTGCCCACTTCCAGGTTGCAACTTTGTCAACTCTTCCAAACAGTTGTCACTGCACTTTAGCAGCAAGCATTGGGATTCTGGACGGCGTTTCAGATACAACAGCCCAATATCTGTTTCCTTGGGGATGAGTGAACAATTTCTTGTTCTTCAAGCAGAGGATGATGGTGCTCTTTTTCTCCTCAACAAGGGGATTGAAAGTATTGGGAACACAGTTATGATTACTTGTATTGGACCAAGTTCcttgaaaactctgttcacataTGATCTTATTTTGAAACGAGGAAACAGCTCTCTCAGATTAAAATCACTGGCTGAGAATTTTCCGGGGCGGGTGGAAGGTTTCCCTCAAATGGATTTTCTTCTGGTTCCCCTTCGTTTCCTCAATTCTTCTGGGCAGCTTAACTTGGATGTATGCATATGGAATTCCACAGAACTGGGATATGGTTTTTCTTGA
- the LOC107416263 gene encoding uncharacterized protein LOC107416263 isoform X1, which produces MPSLAFSPHRFIQGIVGPTYYVALWVPLATYERGKMAKFSSGGGEDGEEPSSYCLSQDSSSGSLRPNGGGSISIALTDPHLLDCETLAIPVFQVPNERELALVKRKADEYIATEGKRKKKKKKNKQSNTPRPACSWVYFSREFIKEYSASHPESSGLKAATKAASDAWKSMSLEEKAKYTRRAREVWDNYLSTAPVRTPKPRKQTKLVTRCSPGRLFNVLQRLTSEQKDAVKSMGFGSLLGLRCRTLRRSLCLWLLERFNTTRCSLEICGEHIPLNPKDVEFVMGLAASGKDVVNSGPDELIADLRHNYNATNRGISVRLLEDRLAAPEAGEDFKRSFVLYALGTLLSPTARLDVSPSFLHFLTNMGVVHQYNWGKFLLDRLVREVSRYRQGKQRAVGGCLLFLQLFYYERISLEGYDAFVPVVVPCLSSWGEDEINEREKREKELGGYGFGEVVCKERCLALESSGNSGQQDFISAGTVSNGVEEDPVLLHERNQADDEQISGEITMKEENLPFFFKTKDVVCGEIELIVESVRTPCRNNEYGCNERVDCMKNSCHEETCIYAPCTCPLPGCNFVNSSKQLSLHFSSKHWDSGRRFRYNSPISVSLGMSEQFLVLQAEDDGALFLLNKGIESIGNTVMITCIGPSSLKTLFTYDLILKRGNSSLRLKSLAENFPGRVEGFPQMDFLLVPLRFLNSSGQLNLDVCIWNSTELGYGFS; this is translated from the exons ATGCCTTCCCTGGCCTTTTCGCCTCACCGCTTTATCCAGGGAATCGTGGGACCCACGTATTACGTGGCACTTTGGGTCCCACTTGCCACGT ACGAAAGAGGAAAAATGGCGAAGTTTTCTTCAGGTGGAGGTGAAGATGGTGAGGAACCCAGTTCTTACTGTCTCAGCCAGGACAGTTCTTCAGGTTCACTCAGACCCAACGGTGGAGGTTCCATTTCCATCGCGTTGACTGACCCACACTTGCTTGATTGCGAAACACTGGCAATTCCTGTATTCCAG GTACCGAATGAAAGGGAGCTTGCATTGGTAAAGAGAAAGGCTGATGAGTATATTGCAACGGAAGgcaagaggaaaaagaagaagaagaagaataagcaGTCAAATACTCCTCGTCCAGCATGCTCCTGGGTGTATTTTAG CCGAGAGTTTATCAAGGAATACAGCGCCTCTCATCCTGAATCTTCTGGCCTCAAAGCT GCTACAAAGGCAGCATCTGATGCTTGGAAATCAATGAGCCTTGAAGAGAAAGCAAAATATACTAGACGTGCTCGTGAAGTGTGGGATAACTACTTGAGCACAGCTCCTGTCCGTACACCAAAACCTAGAAAGCAG ACTAAGCTTGTCACAAGATGCTCGCCTGGTCGCTTATTCAATGTGCTACAGCGCCTTACATCTGAACAAAAGGATGCCGTCAAAAGCATGGGATTTGGAAGCCTCCTTGGCCTTAGATGCCGGACTCTCCGCCGTAGTTTATGTCTTTGGCTATTGGAGAGATTTAACACTACACGATGTAGCTTGGAGATTTGTGGTGAACATATTCCTTTGAACCCAAAAGATGTGGAGTTTGTGATGGGATTAGCAGCTAGTGGGAAGGATGTGGTGAACTCAGGGCCAGATGAATTAATTGCAGACTTACGACATAATTATAATGCAACAAATCGTGGTATTTCAGTCCGCCTGTTAGAAGATAGGTTGGCAGCTCCTGAAGCAGGAGAGGATTTTAAGAGATCATTTGTCCTCTATGCATTGGGTACTCTTTTGTCACCAACAGCCAGGCTAGATGTTAGCCCATCGTTTCTCCATTTCTTGACAAATATGGGTGTTGTCCATCAGTACAACTGGGGGAAATTCTTACTTGACCGGCTAGTTCGGGAGGTATCACGCTATCGCCAAGGGAAACAACGTGCGGTTGGTGGCTGTCTTTTGTTTCTTCAG CTTTTTTATTATGAAAGAATCTCCCTTGAGGGATATGATGCTTTTGTCCCTGTTGTTGTCCCATGCTTATCTTCATGGGGTGAGGATGAGATTAATGAAAGAGAAAAACGAGAAAAAGAGCTTGGTGGTTATGGTTTTGGTGAG GTTGTTTGCAAGGAAAGGTGTCTTGCTTTGGAGTCTTCTGGGAACAGTGGCCAACAAGATTTCATATCAGCAGGCACAGTAAGCAATGGGGTTGAGGAGGATCCTGTTCTTTTGCATGAGAGGAACCAG GCTGATGACGAACAAATCAGTGGGGAAATTACTATGAAGGAG GAAAACTTGCCCTTTTTTTTCAAGACCAAGGATGTGGTGTGCGGGGAAATTGAACTGATAGTTGAATCAGTCAGAACACCATGCCGGAACAATGAGTATGGGTGCAATGAAAGAGTGGACTGCATGAAGAACAGTTGCCATGAAGAAACATGCATTTATGCACCTTGTACGTGCCCACTTCCAGGTTGCAACTTTGTCAACTCTTCCAAACAGTTGTCACTGCACTTTAGCAGCAAGCATTGGGATTCTGGACGGCGTTTCAGATACAACAGCCCAATATCTGTTTCCTTGGGGATGAGTGAACAATTTCTTGTTCTTCAAGCAGAGGATGATGGTGCTCTTTTTCTCCTCAACAAGGGGATTGAAAGTATTGGGAACACAGTTATGATTACTTGTATTGGACCAAGTTCcttgaaaactctgttcacataTGATCTTATTTTGAAACGAGGAAACAGCTCTCTCAGATTAAAATCACTGGCTGAGAATTTTCCGGGGCGGGTGGAAGGTTTCCCTCAAATGGATTTTCTTCTGGTTCCCCTTCGTTTCCTCAATTCTTCTGGGCAGCTTAACTTGGATGTATGCATATGGAATTCCACAGAACTGGGATATGGTTTTTCTTGA